In Streptosporangium album, the following are encoded in one genomic region:
- a CDS encoding tyrosine-protein phosphatase — translation MTSVWRFLIGPPLRVREVSKEQITPAEGLSALSLDALTSVAYGPEACRGRGREVGRPRRVSRVRRHIAFERLHNFRDLGGYRTEDGRTVRWGRLYRSDSLSKLRGEDWSRFLDLGVRTVIDLRYPWEIAAKGRVPHDDGLAYHNLSIEHRPYDQAGLSSDIETARFLADRYAEVALDGVGELRQALEVIASDDSAPLVIHCASGKDRTGMLAALVLSLLGVDEDTVIADFALTGLATDRLIADWHAVNPGRTLTWPGYGQAPAEIMRLFLADLAIDHGSVRDYAVTQLGVDDELIVALRGHLLSA, via the coding sequence ATGACTTCGGTGTGGCGGTTCCTGATCGGGCCGCCTCTGCGGGTGCGGGAGGTGTCCAAGGAGCAGATCACTCCGGCGGAGGGGCTGTCCGCGCTGTCGCTGGACGCTCTCACGTCGGTCGCGTACGGGCCGGAGGCGTGCCGGGGACGTGGTCGCGAGGTTGGCCGGCCTCGTAGAGTGTCCCGGGTGAGGAGACATATCGCGTTCGAGCGCTTGCATAATTTCCGGGATCTGGGCGGTTACCGCACCGAGGACGGCCGTACGGTGCGGTGGGGCCGCCTGTATCGATCTGACTCGCTGTCCAAGCTGCGAGGCGAGGATTGGAGCCGTTTTCTCGACCTGGGCGTGCGGACGGTGATCGACCTGCGCTATCCGTGGGAGATCGCCGCCAAGGGGCGTGTCCCGCACGACGACGGACTCGCCTACCACAATCTCAGCATCGAACACCGCCCTTACGACCAGGCCGGACTCTCCTCGGACATCGAGACCGCGCGCTTCCTCGCCGACCGGTACGCAGAGGTCGCTCTTGACGGGGTCGGGGAACTACGGCAGGCGTTGGAGGTCATCGCCTCGGATGACAGCGCGCCGTTGGTCATCCACTGCGCCTCGGGCAAGGACCGCACCGGAATGCTCGCCGCGCTCGTCCTGTCCCTGCTGGGGGTGGATGAGGACACCGTCATCGCTGACTTCGCGCTCACCGGGCTGGCCACCGACCGGCTCATCGCCGACTGGCACGCCGTCAACCCCGGCCGGACGTTGACGTGGCCCGGTTATGGTCAGGCGCCGGCCGAGATCATGCGTCTCTTCCTGGCGGACCTGGCCATCGACCACGGTTCCGTACGCGACTACGCCGTCACGCAGTTGGGCGTCGACGATGAACTGATCGTGGCGTTGCGCGGACACCTCCTGAGCGCGTGA
- a CDS encoding RidA family protein — MTREQIRTSGAPAPGGAYSQAIIANGFLYTAGTGPHDPATGEVVGDTITEQTQQVLRNLSALLAAQGLDFSDVVKVTTHLADLHRDYDAYNAVYEQALPSPYPVRTTVGSTLDRKLVEIDVEHRHGRAAHGGDTRQTEFFVAALASVVLRPRLPAALF, encoded by the coding sequence ATGACTAGAGAACAGATCCGCACCAGCGGCGCACCCGCGCCAGGGGGCGCGTACTCGCAGGCCATCATCGCCAACGGGTTTCTCTACACCGCCGGCACGGGACCGCACGACCCCGCCACCGGGGAGGTCGTCGGTGACACCATCACCGAGCAGACACAACAGGTACTGCGAAACCTCAGCGCCCTGCTCGCCGCGCAAGGCCTCGATTTCTCCGACGTCGTTAAGGTGACAACGCACCTCGCCGACCTGCACCGCGACTACGACGCCTACAACGCCGTCTACGAACAAGCGCTGCCCAGCCCCTACCCGGTGCGGACCACCGTCGGCTCGACGCTGGACCGCAAGCTCGTCGAGATAGACGTGGAGCATCGCCACGGGCGGGCCGCCCATGGCGGCGACACCCGGCAAACGGAATTTTTTGTCGCCGCTTTGGCGTCCGTTGTTCTCAGACCCCGACTACCCGCTGCACTATTTTAG
- the mdcA gene encoding malonate decarboxylase subunit alpha encodes MNARNRGQAMAFGEAVTRDWTQRRTAKRERLEAVRSFASGRVLDAGRMRDALQVLLHPGDRVALEGDNQKQADFLAGALAGCDPNVVHDLHMLISSISLREHLDVFERGVARRLDFAYAGEQSVRMAQLLADGKVEIGAIHTYVELYARMFVDLIPDVVLLCAEQADREGNLYTGPNTEDTPTIAEAAAFHDGVVLVQVNELVDKVPRVDIPGDWVDLIVESPQPFALKPLFTRDPRHIGQVEILMAMMALRGIYERHGVTTLNHGIGFDTATIELILPTYGEELGLRGKICKHWTLNPHPTLIPAIESGWVESVHCFGGEPGTERYVAARPDVFFTGGDGSLRSNRVLCQLAGQYAVDMFIGSSLQIDACANSSTVTEGRLAGFGGAPNMGHDPHGRRHASPAWLSLLTGEAPALRGRKLVVQITQTFRSGGAPAFVESLDAVQVGKDAGMPIPPIMIYGDDVSHVVTEEGVAYLYKATSLADRRDAVAAVAGATPVGRNMDERRVEKLRREGLVALPEDLKVDVRKADRSLLAARSIEDLVAWSGGLYDPPAQFRTW; translated from the coding sequence GTGAACGCACGTAATCGGGGGCAGGCGATGGCATTCGGGGAGGCGGTCACCCGGGACTGGACGCAGCGGCGGACTGCGAAGCGGGAGCGGTTGGAGGCGGTGCGGTCCTTCGCCTCGGGCCGAGTGCTGGACGCCGGACGGATGCGTGATGCCCTGCAGGTGTTACTCCATCCGGGCGACCGGGTGGCCCTGGAGGGCGACAACCAGAAACAGGCGGATTTCCTCGCCGGGGCGTTGGCCGGATGTGATCCGAATGTGGTGCATGACCTGCATATGTTGATTTCCTCGATCAGCCTGCGTGAGCATTTGGACGTTTTCGAGCGCGGCGTGGCCCGCCGTCTCGATTTCGCCTACGCCGGTGAGCAAAGCGTGCGCATGGCGCAGTTGCTTGCCGATGGCAAGGTCGAGATCGGAGCGATTCACACCTATGTCGAGTTGTACGCGCGGATGTTCGTCGACCTCATTCCGGACGTCGTGCTGCTCTGCGCCGAGCAGGCCGACCGCGAGGGAAACCTGTACACCGGCCCCAACACGGAAGACACTCCGACCATCGCCGAGGCGGCCGCATTCCACGACGGTGTGGTACTGGTCCAGGTCAACGAACTGGTGGACAAGGTTCCCCGGGTGGACATCCCCGGCGACTGGGTGGACCTGATCGTGGAGAGTCCCCAGCCGTTCGCGCTGAAGCCGCTGTTCACCCGGGATCCCCGCCACATCGGCCAGGTGGAGATTTTGATGGCCATGATGGCACTGCGCGGGATCTACGAGCGGCACGGGGTGACCACGCTGAATCACGGGATCGGCTTCGACACCGCGACGATCGAACTCATCCTGCCCACCTACGGTGAGGAACTGGGCCTGCGCGGGAAGATCTGCAAGCACTGGACGCTCAACCCGCATCCGACGCTCATTCCCGCCATCGAGAGCGGCTGGGTTGAGTCGGTGCACTGCTTCGGCGGGGAACCCGGCACGGAGCGCTACGTCGCCGCCCGCCCGGACGTGTTCTTCACCGGTGGCGACGGATCGCTTCGATCGAACCGGGTGCTCTGCCAGCTCGCGGGCCAGTACGCCGTGGACATGTTCATCGGGTCGTCGCTGCAGATCGACGCCTGCGCGAACTCCTCGACGGTTACCGAGGGCCGCCTGGCCGGTTTCGGTGGAGCGCCCAACATGGGACACGATCCACACGGCCGCAGGCACGCCTCCCCCGCATGGCTGAGCCTGCTGACCGGCGAGGCCCCCGCGCTGCGGGGACGCAAACTCGTGGTGCAGATCACGCAGACCTTCCGCTCCGGCGGCGCTCCGGCGTTCGTGGAGTCACTGGACGCCGTCCAGGTGGGCAAGGACGCCGGCATGCCCATCCCACCGATCATGATCTACGGTGACGATGTCAGCCACGTGGTGACCGAAGAGGGAGTGGCCTATCTCTACAAGGCCACCAGCCTGGCCGATCGGCGTGACGCGGTGGCCGCGGTCGCAGGCGCCACCCCGGTTGGCCGTAACATGGACGAGCGGCGCGTGGAAAAGCTGCGCCGCGAAGGTTTGGTCGCACTGCCCGAGGACCTCAAGGTCGACGTCCGCAAGGCGGACCGCTCCTTGCTGGCGGCCCGCAGCATCGAAGATCTCGTCGCCTGGTCCGGAGGCTTGTACGATCCGCCCGCCCAGTTCCGGACCTGGTGA
- a CDS encoding Dyp-type peroxidase, whose protein sequence is MTESGQGAVPQAVLSPLTRAAIFLVMTVDPGGESVARELLSNVSGLQRAVGFRVPEGRLSCVAAIGSQAWDRLFSGPRPAELHPFRELVGPVHRAVSTPGDLLFHIRAQRLDLCFGLASEIMERLYGAVTVQDEVHGFKYFDVRDLLGFVDGTENPVGPAANAAVLIGGEDPGFAGGSYVIVQKYLHDLRAWNALSVEAQERVIGRTKLSDIELDDAVKPADSHVALTTIVDPDGTERQILRDNMPFGAVGRGEFGTYFIGYARTPAVTERMLERMFLGDPPASHDRILDFSIPVTGTLFFVPDADFLDDLPDPPGATAESTSGADTAADTRAPSEGSLRIGDLKGSTAR, encoded by the coding sequence ATGACGGAGTCCGGCCAAGGGGCGGTTCCGCAGGCGGTGCTGAGCCCGCTGACGAGGGCGGCGATCTTCCTGGTGATGACGGTCGATCCGGGCGGTGAGTCCGTCGCGCGGGAGTTGCTGTCCAACGTGTCGGGGTTGCAGCGGGCCGTAGGTTTCCGGGTGCCGGAGGGCAGGCTGAGCTGTGTCGCCGCGATCGGGTCGCAGGCCTGGGACCGGCTGTTCAGCGGGCCGCGTCCGGCCGAGCTGCATCCTTTCCGTGAACTGGTCGGTCCCGTGCACCGGGCGGTGTCCACGCCCGGTGACCTGCTGTTCCACATCCGGGCACAGCGGCTGGACCTGTGCTTCGGGCTGGCCTCGGAGATCATGGAGCGGCTGTACGGCGCGGTGACGGTCCAAGACGAGGTGCATGGATTCAAGTACTTCGACGTACGAGACCTGCTCGGTTTCGTCGACGGAACCGAGAACCCGGTCGGCCCGGCGGCGAACGCGGCGGTCCTGATCGGCGGCGAGGACCCCGGCTTCGCCGGTGGCAGCTACGTGATCGTGCAGAAGTACCTGCACGATCTGCGGGCGTGGAACGCCTTGTCCGTCGAAGCCCAGGAGAGGGTGATCGGACGCACGAAGCTGTCCGATATCGAACTGGACGACGCCGTCAAACCGGCCGACTCGCACGTCGCGCTGACCACGATCGTCGACCCCGATGGCACCGAGCGGCAGATCTTGCGGGACAACATGCCCTTCGGCGCTGTCGGGCGCGGTGAGTTCGGCACGTACTTCATCGGCTACGCGCGCACACCGGCGGTCACCGAGCGGATGCTGGAGCGGATGTTCCTGGGTGATCCGCCGGCGAGCCACGACCGGATCCTGGACTTTTCCATCCCCGTGACCGGCACCTTGTTCTTCGTCCCGGACGCCGACTTCCTCGACGACCTGCCTGACCCGCCAGGCGCCACGGCCGAGTCCACGAGCGGAGCCGACACGGCAGCCGACACCCGGGCCCCGTCTGAGGGTTCCCTGAGGATCGGCGATCTGAAAGGGAGCACCGCCCGATGA
- a CDS encoding malonate decarboxylase subunit delta gives MQTLNYEFAAGRLSGRQAHVGVVGSGDLEVLMTPESTGIARVRVRTSVDGFDTVWRAVLERFFARHGVAGSFELNDFGATPGVVTLRLRQAIEESKT, from the coding sequence GTGCAAACGCTGAACTACGAGTTCGCCGCCGGCCGGCTGTCTGGCCGGCAAGCGCACGTCGGGGTGGTCGGCTCAGGGGATCTGGAGGTCTTGATGACCCCGGAGTCGACCGGCATCGCCCGAGTGCGCGTACGCACCAGCGTTGACGGATTCGACACGGTGTGGCGAGCCGTGTTGGAGCGGTTCTTCGCCCGCCACGGTGTCGCCGGAAGCTTCGAACTCAACGACTTCGGAGCAACACCCGGCGTGGTCACCCTGCGCCTGCGGCAAGCCATCGAGGAGAGTAAGACATGA
- a CDS encoding alpha/beta hydrolase: MKPAHTGRRLKVIAPAVVIATSAVALSMTNAPAATATRASSTLTSRPLPCQSPGRSKPTVVLVHGAWADTSSWNGEVDSLQRAGYVVRAIANPLRNLTTDAASVADFLKTISGPIVLAGHSYGGSVITNAAAGIPNVKALVYVDAAAPDVGETTGRLSGSDSALNKNPQSLYDMVPYPGAPKGATDLYLKQNTFVRSFASDLPQNTAIRLWASQRPASTSAFTTPSKAAAWKTIPSWYFISTGDRIITPSSELSMAHRAHSKITEFHGGSHLTLISHPDTVTSVIGSAICSVR, translated from the coding sequence ATGAAACCTGCACACACCGGGCGACGGCTCAAGGTGATCGCACCCGCAGTAGTGATCGCCACGTCGGCGGTGGCGTTGTCGATGACCAACGCCCCGGCGGCTACGGCGACGCGTGCGTCATCCACACTCACGAGCCGGCCGTTGCCCTGTCAATCGCCGGGCCGCTCCAAGCCCACGGTCGTCCTGGTGCACGGCGCCTGGGCCGACACTTCGAGCTGGAACGGCGAGGTGGACTCTCTGCAACGAGCAGGTTATGTCGTGCGGGCCATAGCGAATCCGCTCCGGAACCTCACCACCGACGCTGCGTCCGTCGCCGACTTCCTGAAGACCATTTCCGGCCCGATCGTGCTCGCCGGACACTCCTACGGAGGCTCTGTGATCACGAACGCCGCTGCGGGCATTCCGAACGTCAAGGCCCTCGTGTACGTCGACGCTGCGGCGCCCGATGTCGGTGAGACCACCGGCCGGCTCAGCGGCTCCGACTCCGCCCTCAACAAAAATCCTCAGTCCCTCTACGACATGGTGCCCTACCCGGGAGCACCCAAGGGAGCGACAGACCTCTACCTCAAGCAGAACACCTTTGTCCGTTCATTTGCCTCGGACCTACCCCAGAACACCGCCATCCGCCTGTGGGCCTCTCAGCGACCCGCCTCGACCAGCGCGTTCACGACACCGTCGAAGGCCGCAGCGTGGAAGACGATCCCCTCCTGGTACTTCATCAGCACCGGCGACCGGATCATCACCCCGTCCTCAGAGCTGTCCATGGCCCACCGGGCGCACTCGAAAATCACCGAGTTCCACGGCGGCTCCCACCTGACCTTGATATCGCATCCAGATACGGTGACGTCGGTAATCGGATCCGCAATCTGCTCCGTACGATAG
- a CDS encoding family 1 encapsulin nanocompartment shell protein, producing the protein MNNLHRELAPISAAAWADLEKEARRTFERHVAGRRIVDVPAPGGAQLSSVATGHLEAVTAPAEGVVARTRRLQPIVELRVPFTVDRQQVDDVERGAKDTDWQPVKDAARQIAFAEDRAIFEGYAAADITGIRDSSSNPAITLPAEVRDYPDAISQAVTALRLAGVDGPYTLALSADTYTAVSETSDHGYPIHQHIARLLDGDIIWAPAINGAFLLSTRGGDFELRIGQDLSIGYLSHDATSIQLYFQETLTFLAYTGEAVVTLTVPPRPAG; encoded by the coding sequence ATGAACAACCTGCACCGCGAACTGGCGCCGATCTCCGCTGCCGCGTGGGCCGACCTTGAGAAAGAGGCCCGGCGCACCTTCGAGCGCCACGTGGCCGGCCGCCGCATCGTCGACGTTCCCGCCCCTGGAGGCGCCCAGCTGTCGTCGGTCGCGACCGGGCACCTGGAGGCGGTCACCGCTCCCGCCGAGGGCGTCGTCGCCCGCACGCGCCGCCTTCAGCCCATCGTCGAACTGCGCGTGCCGTTCACCGTCGACCGGCAGCAGGTCGACGACGTCGAGCGCGGCGCCAAGGACACCGACTGGCAGCCGGTCAAGGACGCCGCCCGCCAGATCGCCTTCGCAGAAGACCGCGCGATCTTCGAAGGGTACGCCGCGGCCGACATCACCGGCATCCGCGACAGCTCCTCCAACCCGGCGATCACGCTACCCGCCGAGGTGCGAGACTACCCCGACGCCATCAGCCAGGCCGTGACCGCGCTCCGGCTGGCGGGCGTCGACGGCCCGTACACATTGGCTCTCAGCGCCGACACCTACACCGCTGTGAGCGAGACCTCTGATCACGGCTATCCGATCCACCAGCACATCGCCCGCCTGCTGGACGGCGACATCATCTGGGCACCCGCCATCAACGGGGCCTTCCTGCTGTCCACCCGCGGCGGCGACTTCGAACTGCGCATCGGCCAGGACCTGTCCATCGGCTACCTGTCCCACGACGCCACGAGCATCCAGCTGTACTTCCAGGAAACGCTGACCTTCCTCGCGTACACCGGCGAGGCCGTGGTGACGCTCACGGTACCGCCCCGGCCCGCCGGTTGA
- a CDS encoding biotin-independent malonate decarboxylase subunit beta has protein sequence MTSAANPEDTHTDWTALLARTSFIELGARARATALPDNGTARELCGPFDRIESPWLEPQGIVPESDDGVVVVKGELDRRPAVVIAIEQAFQGGGIGEVSGAKIAAALSLAASDNRNGTPTVAVLLLETGGVRLQEANLGLATIAEVCSALLELRALQPVIGVIAGTLGCFGGMSIAAGLCTRLIMTRESRLGLDGPEVIESEAGLAEFDASDHTLIWSIDGGTQRTKTALADVLVLDDVTAVRSAVIDAVGHGVPDKHRSQRIGELRARLEAVDPANPPQPTDLAALWAKAVPPKGDRR, from the coding sequence ATGACCTCCGCAGCGAATCCAGAGGACACGCACACGGACTGGACCGCGCTGCTCGCCCGCACCAGCTTCATAGAGCTGGGCGCCCGAGCGCGCGCCACCGCGCTGCCCGACAACGGCACCGCTCGCGAGCTGTGTGGTCCCTTCGACCGGATCGAGTCGCCCTGGCTGGAACCCCAGGGCATCGTCCCGGAGTCCGATGACGGCGTTGTCGTGGTCAAGGGAGAGCTCGACCGGCGACCCGCGGTCGTGATCGCCATCGAACAGGCTTTTCAGGGCGGTGGCATCGGTGAGGTCTCCGGCGCGAAGATCGCTGCCGCACTGTCCCTGGCCGCCAGTGACAACCGCAACGGCACCCCGACGGTCGCGGTCCTGCTGTTGGAGACCGGAGGCGTACGCCTGCAGGAGGCCAATCTGGGCCTGGCCACGATCGCGGAGGTGTGCTCCGCGCTGCTGGAGTTGCGCGCCCTTCAGCCCGTCATCGGCGTCATCGCCGGAACGCTGGGCTGCTTCGGCGGCATGAGCATCGCCGCCGGGCTGTGCACCAGACTGATCATGACCAGAGAAAGCCGTCTCGGACTCGACGGTCCCGAAGTGATCGAGTCCGAGGCCGGCCTCGCCGAGTTCGACGCCTCCGACCACACGCTGATCTGGTCGATCGATGGCGGCACGCAGCGCACCAAGACCGCTCTGGCCGACGTGCTCGTCCTCGACGACGTCACCGCCGTGCGATCCGCCGTGATCGACGCCGTAGGACACGGCGTGCCCGACAAACACCGCTCCCAGCGAATCGGCGAGCTGCGGGCCCGCCTCGAAGCCGTCGACCCGGCCAATCCGCCGCAGCCGACCGACCTCGCGGCGCTCTGGGCGAAGGCCGTACCGCCGAAGGGAGACAGGCGATGA
- a CDS encoding epoxide hydrolase family protein, translating into MSERAETAVRPFILDIPQADLDDLADRLAATRWPDEPAGADWSQGVSMAYLKELTAYWRTVYDWREHEAHLNRFPQFTTTIDNTNVHFLHIRSAQTDALPLLITHGWPGSIVEFLDVIGPLTDPRAHGGDPADAFHLVIPSIPGYGLSGPTHEGGWDVHRIAKAWAELMRRLGYHRYGAQGGDWGHAITRELAAIDTDHVVGVHLNTLLTPPPSDPAEAAGLTDDDKARLDRLISAEPEMSGYAKIQGTRPQTLAYALTDSPVGQLAWIVEKFKEWTDCADVPEDAVSRDRLLTNVMLYWLTATAGSSARHYWEAFHPSQPPRTEPLATPTAVAVFAADLARPVRRLAERDNNIVHWSEFDRGGHFAAMEEPDLFTDDVRAFFHQFR; encoded by the coding sequence ATGAGCGAGCGCGCCGAGACCGCCGTCCGCCCTTTCATCCTCGACATCCCGCAGGCCGACCTGGACGACTTGGCCGACCGCCTGGCCGCAACCAGATGGCCGGATGAGCCAGCCGGCGCCGACTGGTCCCAGGGCGTGTCGATGGCCTACCTCAAGGAGCTGACCGCATACTGGCGCACCGTCTACGACTGGCGGGAACACGAGGCACATCTCAACCGGTTCCCACAGTTCACGACCACGATCGACAACACCAACGTCCACTTCCTGCACATCCGTTCCGCCCAGACCGATGCGCTGCCACTGCTGATCACCCACGGCTGGCCCGGATCCATCGTGGAGTTCCTCGACGTCATCGGACCCCTGACCGACCCCCGGGCTCACGGTGGCGACCCGGCCGACGCCTTCCACCTGGTGATCCCCTCCATCCCGGGATACGGACTGTCCGGGCCGACCCACGAAGGCGGCTGGGATGTGCACCGGATCGCCAAGGCCTGGGCCGAGCTGATGCGGCGCCTGGGTTACCACCGCTACGGCGCGCAGGGCGGCGACTGGGGCCACGCGATCACCCGGGAGTTGGCCGCCATCGACACCGACCATGTCGTCGGAGTCCACCTCAACACCCTGCTGACGCCGCCTCCCAGCGACCCTGCCGAGGCCGCTGGACTCACCGATGATGACAAAGCACGGCTTGACCGGCTGATCAGCGCGGAACCGGAGATGTCGGGCTACGCGAAGATCCAAGGCACCCGGCCGCAGACACTGGCCTACGCGCTCACCGACTCCCCGGTCGGGCAGCTCGCCTGGATCGTCGAGAAGTTCAAGGAGTGGACGGACTGCGCCGACGTGCCCGAGGACGCGGTCTCCCGCGACCGGCTCCTGACCAACGTGATGCTCTACTGGCTTACCGCGACCGCCGGGTCATCGGCCCGACACTATTGGGAGGCCTTCCATCCCTCCCAACCACCGCGCACCGAGCCGTTGGCAACGCCCACCGCAGTGGCGGTCTTCGCCGCCGACCTGGCCCGCCCTGTCCGGCGACTCGCCGAACGCGACAACAACATCGTCCACTGGTCGGAGTTCGACCGAGGTGGCCACTTCGCCGCGATGGAAGAACCCGACCTGTTCACCGACGACGTCCGCGCGTTCTTCCACCAGTTCCGCTGA
- a CDS encoding triphosphoribosyl-dephospho-CoA synthase, whose product MIVISTGPPARARRSKLSAALLADMAVRALREEAQLSPKPGLVDRRGGGAHDDMDLPLLLASAEALRPTFWSIADVAGRMAVGVELREELGRLGRVGEATMLRITRGVNTHRGALWTLGLLVAAAADADDEREAARHAARLATLPDRHVPPGVVSHGERARQRYGVRGARSEAEAAFPHVVEVALPRLRRARTAGLAEEVARLDTLLEVMSLLDDTCVLHRGGLEGLRIVRSGAERVLAEGGAGTDSGHATLIELDERLQARRLSPGGSADLLSAALFLDMVPWPEHVARAERKVLACKR is encoded by the coding sequence ATGATCGTCATAAGTACCGGACCTCCGGCAAGGGCACGAAGGTCGAAGCTGTCGGCGGCCCTGCTCGCCGACATGGCCGTCCGGGCGCTCCGCGAGGAGGCACAGCTGAGCCCCAAGCCTGGCCTGGTCGACCGCCGTGGAGGCGGCGCACACGACGACATGGATCTGCCGCTTCTCCTGGCTTCGGCCGAGGCGCTACGCCCCACGTTCTGGTCCATCGCCGACGTGGCGGGGCGAATGGCCGTCGGGGTCGAGCTTCGAGAAGAGTTGGGCCGTCTCGGCCGCGTGGGCGAGGCGACCATGCTGCGGATCACACGGGGGGTGAACACGCACCGCGGGGCGCTGTGGACGCTCGGGCTGCTGGTCGCCGCCGCCGCCGACGCCGACGACGAGCGGGAGGCCGCCCGCCACGCGGCTCGGCTGGCCACCCTTCCCGACCGGCACGTCCCACCAGGGGTGGTCTCCCATGGCGAGCGGGCCCGGCAGCGATATGGGGTGCGCGGTGCTCGCAGCGAGGCCGAGGCCGCCTTCCCCCACGTCGTCGAGGTCGCCTTACCGCGGCTGCGCCGGGCCAGGACGGCCGGGCTTGCCGAAGAGGTGGCCCGGTTGGACACGTTGCTGGAGGTGATGAGCCTTCTGGACGACACCTGCGTCCTGCACCGTGGCGGCCTTGAAGGCCTGCGCATCGTACGGTCCGGTGCCGAGCGTGTCCTGGCCGAGGGGGGCGCAGGTACGGACTCCGGCCATGCCACCCTCATCGAGCTGGACGAGCGGCTCCAAGCACGGCGGTTGTCGCCGGGCGGGAGCGCCGACCTGCTGTCCGCCGCGCTCTTCCTCGACATGGTGCCGTGGCCAGAGCACGTTGCCCGAGCCGAACGGAAGGTGCTCGCGTGCAAACGCTGA